Proteins encoded by one window of Babylonia areolata isolate BAREFJ2019XMU chromosome 8, ASM4173473v1, whole genome shotgun sequence:
- the LOC143285130 gene encoding calcium-activated chloride channel regulator 4-like, whose product MAGSFDSAKTGTRNRVCGWTARPAVAVVVTVVVVVVVVGLGGAGVEGKVRLVEQGYEGVVIVIGHFIPQDNAMLHRLKQYLTAMSRTLFRATRNLLYFREFVIVIPETWKGVRGVENTLEFPMDLAQIIIDQPNLAYGDAPYVKQYAECGQPGLYIHLTPSYLKDDDVVNKWGPPEKTLVHEWAHLRWGLFDEYPIDPEDAEFYRHEGAWHPTRCTAEVDGSIHNKFTSKDCAFNFFTGQPEKNCLFFPKIKSNKASASLMFMQYLESIVEFCDDPVTSAKPLRHNNLAPNRQNRLCAYRSAWEVMRKHEDFRKVKPLSDDTDTTPVFRIVQIKPKKRVLVLDTSGSMTGSSLSVMMQATSSYILSCLETGSSLGIVQFNTNASVLSPMVDILSEDDRHTLIRRLPRTAEGKTSIGAGLEKGLQLLNSMRDKRNDQGSIILITDGKENERPFLTDFQPKILSKGVVVHSLSYGQRAEQSIAQLSRRTGGKLFFYSGRKDSTALIDGLAATLRGGQGSSLLADLPVSIMTTAQTVFTSTSSPLSGTFVVDSTVGRDTSLTVTYSNRVSVSVISPSDVTMTSASHPRQFRDEQDSGVLKILLPGSAEIGKWTYVIETNESESDVTVNVQSKSRTPETKVLQVTSWLSWLPENNTVSYDKKQKITVFAELVQGRSPVLNADITAVLERPQSAKLNVPLRDNGMGSDIIKGDGVYSAFVLASDMKGNGRYNVKIQARGAEGSAQLVVGGKGAFSGALGPAAAGESKQPLTKGLETFERVTSAGEFRVDDYPERKDKGGAGRGAAGEGRKEQGKEEEEEEEEGEEDSMAPSRITDLNVVRFDPNSGEAVVRWTAVGDDLDRGTVSSYVMQVSQDFDALFTLSLNHTAWTHEDGDWNLGDAPRTPRAPRTAGETEHAQLTLRRLGENATLFLAVRALDEGGNSGELSNVVTLSRARVLAVPIRLAHPGYSPELYLRLIVPPLAALLLFVAFGVLVVRCQRWRRGSDGKAVEEEEVGGKGAGGRVESLSVSGLTLDLDLGVMNYRHEGQYRPRHVEQPEMWNPPGWSRDKL is encoded by the exons CAATACCTGACGGCGATGTCCCGCACTCTGTTCCGAGCCACCCGCAACCTGCTGTACTTCCGGGAGTTCGTCATCGTCATCCCGGAGACCTGGAAAGGCGTCAGAGGCGTGGAGAACACCTTGGAGTTCCCCATGGACCTGGCCCAG ATTATCATCGACCAGCCAAACCTGGCCTACGGAGACGCGCCGTACGTGAAGCAGTACGCGGAGTGCGGGCAGCCTGGTCTCTACATTCATCTAACACCGTCCTACCTCAAGGACGATGACGTCGTCAACAAATGGGGACCTCCCG AGAAGACTCTGGTGCACGAGTGGGCCCATCTGCGCTGGGGTCTGTTCGATGAGTACCCCATTGATCCTGAGGATGCGGAGTTTTATCGACACGAGGGAGCTTGGCATCCCACAAG ATGCACGGCCGAAGTGGACGGGTCCATCCACAACAAGTTCACCAGCAAGGACTGCGCCTTCAATTTCTTCACGGGCCAGCCTGAAAAGAACTGTCTCTTCTTCCCCAAGATCAAGTCCAACAAGGCCTCCGCGTCCCTCATGTTCATGCAGTACCTAGAGAGC ATTGTGGAGTTCTGTGACGATCCGGTGACGTCAGCAAAGCCATTGCGTCACAACAACCTGGCACCGAACCGGCAAAACAGGCTGTGCGCCTACCGTAGTGCTTGGGAGGTCATGCGGAAACATGAGGACTTCAGAAAAG TGAAGCCTCTGAGCGATGACACAGACACGACCCCAGTATTTCGCATCGTTCAGATCAAACCCAAGAAGAGAGTTCTGGTGCTGGACACCTCTGGGAGTATGACG ggcTCCTCCCTGAGCGTGATGATGCAGGCCACCAGCAGCTACATCCTGAGCTGCCTGGAGACGGGCAGCAGCCTGGGCATCGTGCAGTTCAACACCAACGCCAGCGTGCTGTCGCCCATGGTGGACATCCTTTCCGAGGACGACCGCCACACCCTCATCCGGAGGCTGCCCCGCACTGCGGAGGGCAAGACCAGCATCGGGGCTGGGCTGGAGAAGGGGCTTCAG CTGCTGAACAGCATGCGGGACAAGCGGAACGACCAAGGCAGCATCATCCTCATCACAGACGGCAAGGAGAACGAGCGCCCTTTTCTCACCGACTTCCAGCCCAAAATCCTG AGCAAAGGGGTGGTGGTCCATTCCCTGTCATACGGGCAGCGAGCCGAACAGTCCATCGCCCAGCTGTCGCGCCGAACAGGGGGCAAGCTGTTCTTCTACAGCGGACGCAAGGACTCCACGGCCCTCATAGACGGCCTGGCCGCCACACTGAGAGGGGGCCAGGGTTCGAGTCTGCTCGCTGACCTACCTGTCTCG atcaTGACGACAGCCCAGACAGtgttcacctccacctcctcccctctctccgggACCTTCGTCGTCGACTCCACGGTGGGTCGCGACACCTCCCTCACCGTCACCTACAGCAACCGCGTCAGCGTCAGCGTCATTTCTCCCTCTGACGTCACCATGACGTCCGCCTCCCATCCGCGGCAGTTCCGCGACGAGCAGGACTCTGGGGTCCTGAAGATCCTGCTTCCTGGGAGTGCCgag ATAGGAAAGTGGACCTACGTCATCGAAACGAACGAATCTGAGTCTGACGTCACCGTCAACGTGCAGTCCAAATCGCGCACACCGGAAACGAAAGTGCTGCAAGTGACATCATGGCTGTCATGGCTGCCGGAGAACAATACAGTGTCCTATGACAAGAAGCAGAAGATCACAGTTTTCGCGGAACTGGTGCAGGGGAGGTCACCAGTGCTGAACGCTGACATCACGGCTGTCTTGGAACGACCCCAGTCGGCAAAGCTGAACGTTCCTCTCCGCGATAATGGCATGG GCTCGGACATTATCAAGGGGGACGGCGTGTACTCGGCCTTCGTGCTGGCGAGCGACATGAAGGGCAACGGACGCTACAACGTCAAGATCCAGGcccggggggcggaggggtccGCGCAGCTggtggtggggggcaagggggcctTCAGTGGGGCCCTGGGGCCCGCCGCTGCTG gagaGTCAAAACAACCGCTGACGAAAGGGTTGGAGACGTTTGAGCGCGTCACATCTGCCGGGGAATTCAGGGTGGATGATTACCCAGAACGGAAAGACAAAGGAGGAGCAGGGAGGGGGGCagcaggagaggggaggaaggagcagggaaaagaagaagaagaagaagaagaggagggggaggaggacagcaTGGCCCCGTCACGCATCACTGACCTGAACGTGGTCCGTTTCGATCCGAACTCAGGGGAAGCGGTGGTCCGGTGGACCGCTGTGGGCGACGACCTGGACCGTGGCACAG TGTCCAGCTACGTGATGCAAGTGTCCCAAGACTTCGACGCCCTCTTCACCCTCAGCCTGAACCACACGGCCTGGACGCACGAGGACGGGGACTGGAACCTGGGAGACGCCCCAAGGACCCCAAGGGCCCCAAGGACCGCCGGGGAGACGGAACACGCCCAGCTGACCCTGAGGAGGCTGGGGGAGAACGCCACGCTCTTCCTGGCCGTCCGAGCCCTGGACGAGGGCGGCAACAGCGGGGAGCTGTCCAACGTGGTCACGCTGTCCAGGGCCAGGGTCCTGGCCGTGCCCATCCGACTCGCCCACCCGGGGTACAGCCCGGAGCTCTACCTCAGGCTGATCGTCCCGCCCTTGGCCGCCCTCCTGCTCTTCGTCGCCTTCGGTGTCCTCGTGGTGAGATGTCAGCGGTGGCGGCGAGGTAGTGACGGTAAagctgtggaggaggaggaggtgggtgggaagggagctGGGGGCCGAGTCGAGTCGTTGTCCGTCAGCGGCCTGACCCTTGACCTTGACCTGGGGGTCATGAACTACCGTCACGAGGGCCAGTACCGCCCGCGGCACGTGGAGCAGCCCGAGATGTGGAACCCGCCGGGCTGGAGCCGGGACAAGCTGTAG